The following nucleotide sequence is from Natronosalvus caseinilyticus.
ACGCGACCCGTGCGGCGTTCCCCGCCGGGACGCTCTCGGGTGCGCCCAAAGTTCGGGCCATGGAGGTCATCGACGACCTCGAGGACGAACCGCGCGGACTCTACGGCGGCGGCGTCGGCTACTTCTCGTGGACGGGCGACGCCGACATTGCGATCGTCATCCGGACGGCGACGGTCGAGGAACGGGACGACGACCAGTTGATCACGGTTCGAGCGGGTGCGGGACTCGTCGCCGACAGCGATCCGGCCGCCGAGTACGACGAGACCGAGAAGAAGATGGGCGGCGTAGTGAGTGCCCTCGAGCGGATCGACGTGGACTCGAGCGCGGGAGGGCTTTCAGAGAGCAGCGGTAGTGACGGCGGTCGAGATCATTGGAAGCGGGGCGAGCACGACGAACAGGACGACCCCGACGAAAACGCCGTTGCGGAGGCACGCCGATGAGTTCCTCGCGCGAGGACCGCAACGACCGCGACGTCGGCGCACCCGTCGACGCCGACACCGACACCGAAGCCGAACCGTCCCGTCCGCACGTCCTCGTCGTCGACAACTACGACTCGTTCACGTACAATCTGGTCGAGTACGTCAGCGAGCACGCCGAAACGACGGTCGTGAAGAACACCGCTTCGCTCGAGGACGTCCGCGCGGTCGAGGCCGACGCGATTATCGTCAGCCCCGGCCCTGGCCATCCGAAGAACGACCGGGACGTGGGCGTCTCGATGGACGTCATCAGGGAACTGCGATCGACGGTTCCGGTCCTCGGCGTCTGCCTCGGCCTCGAGGCCGCCGTCTACGCCCTCGACGGGACGGTCGAGCGCGCTCCCGAACCGATTCACGGGAAGGCCTCACCCGTCTCCCACGACGGGCGGGGCGTCTTCTCGGGGCTCGAACAGGGATTCCAGGCCGGCCGATACCACTCGCTCGTCGCGGTGGACGTGCCCGACTGTCTCGAGGTGACGGC
It contains:
- the trpG gene encoding anthranilate synthase component II; the encoded protein is MSSSREDRNDRDVGAPVDADTDTEAEPSRPHVLVVDNYDSFTYNLVEYVSEHAETTVVKNTASLEDVRAVEADAIIVSPGPGHPKNDRDVGVSMDVIRELRSTVPVLGVCLGLEAAVYALDGTVERAPEPIHGKASPVSHDGRGVFSGLEQGFQAGRYHSLVAVDVPDCLEVTATTDHDGESLVMGIRHVDPDVPLECVQFHPESVLTAVGHDVIENFLDGIGSQNGRTSR